GGATCCTCCGAGATGTGTTCTTCCATGGGGGTGAAGATCTCTGGACGGGTACGGAACACCCCTTTCCTGACGGCGGAGAACGCTCCATCCGCACCGATGACATATCTGCTGCGTATGACTCTGCCATCGGCCAGAGTTATGCTGCATATGTCACCCAGAAGCCATACGTCTGTGACGGAACCATGTATGGATTGGGCACCGCTCTCCTCCAAAAGACGTCTGGAGAGCTTCGGCCTGTCTATGACGTATCCCTTCACCCTTATGTCGGTGACAGTATTGCCCGGCCATCTGAGACGTATCGAATCCACCGAGTTCAGGATCTCCTCTTCTTTCAGAGGTATCAGGGATGCGCCCCTCCTGCTTATCCCTCCGCCGCATATCCTGTGATATTCCGGGAATTTCTCATCGGACAGACGCTCTATTACGGCGACCCGCAGACCGGAACCGGAAAGAAACCAGGCAGCGGAGGAACCAGCAGGGCCCGCTCCGACGATGACCACATCGTACTCCATCTATTCTGTTCATTATCTATACATCTTTTTTATTTTTACGTTATATCCTATTGATATTAGTTAATAAAATTGCGTTACTTACAATAATTATTGCAATTAATAATGGCGGAGGCGAGGCGTCCACACTGCTCTGTGCCCTTTATCTATAGTATATATGATATATGGTGTTTGTAAAATATTTTATTATTCCTAAAAAATATTAAATCTATTAGGATTACCTAAATATAAATAAGATGAACGCATTGTATCTTACGAAGACGAAAAGGGAGGTCTTCCGGGGTTGATATGGTTCGTGCAGGGACCATATCTCGAGGGGCCTCGAAAGAATAGTGATCGGCTGCCCCGACCGTCTTCGAGGATGTCCGGAGGTGCCGCGATTCGCCTCCCGACATCCTATCTCTCCTCCGTACATCCGACATCCATTGCAAACAATTATGTCATGTATCGCAATGTTCTGTCGATGCTCAGGTATAAGATCGTGATCAAAGGCTGCGACGAGGTAAAGCACATAAAGCGGCTGTATTCCGCGACCTTCCCTGGACAGGAGAAGGTCCCGTTCCGCCATCTCATACGCACTTTCGGAAAGGGAGGGGACATGATCTCCTTCTTCGACGGGGAGACATTCGTCGGTTTCGCATACATGTTCACTTCCGGGGACCTCACCTTCCTCGTATATCTGGCCATGCTGCCGGAAAGCCGCGGCAAAGGATACGGGTCACAGGCCATGGACCTCATAAGGAAATTCAAGGACGGCAATCGCATATTCTCCGTCATGGAGACCCCCGGATGCGGATTCTCCGATCCGGAGGTATGTGCGAAACGCAGACAATTCTACGAAAGGAACGGATGCACGGTCCCGGGGATACTCCTGAGGTCGGATGAATACGATTTCGATTCCATATACCTCGGTTCCCCGATATCGGCCGAAGAGATGCAGGATGCGGTGGAACGTTACGAATCCGTACATAATGCCGGGATATTCTGAGGCGATGCGATGGGAGAACTAAGTACCAGGAAGATCAGACCGGATGGCGAAGGGACGGAGCAGATGCGTATGCTGTATACGGCCTCCTACGGAGGACGCAAGACCATCCCCTTCGACGACCTGGTGGCCGTTTCCGACAGGTGCGACCTGATCGGACTGTACGACGGAGATGTGTTCGTAGGCTTCTTCTTCACCCTCAGGCACAAGGGTGTGGATATAATCCTCTATATGGCGATCGTCGAACATCTCAGAAGGAAAGGATACGGTACACAGGCCGTGCGTATCGCCTCCCGCGTCTACGAAGGGGATAGGATCGTCCTCCTTCCTGACGCCCCCGGTGTGGGCGACAGGCTACAGAACACCCGCTACACCGTGATAAGGTACTTGGACACCCTCGGCTTCGAAGATGCCCTTTACAGATACCATTTCCTGAATTACGACTACCAGGTCCTGTGTTACGGAGGAACGGTGTCCAAGGACGAGATGGACGATTCCATGCGTTCCCTCAGAAGGTATCTGAGATGCAGATGAGGATAATGCAGGTCAGGGAGGACAGTCCCTACAGGGATGCCGTCGAGAGACTCAACGACGAGGCGTTCTGCATGCAGGAACGTTCCACATTCGACTTGTTCATGGTCGGATGCAAGACCGGCATGGCCGACCTCCTGGCCTTCCTGGACGGAGAGAAGTTCGTAGGTTTCGCCTACATAGTCACCTGGAGAAGGATGCTGTACCTCTATTACCTGGCGATCGACCCCGGGTCCAGAGGGAAAGGATACGGGTCGGCCGCATTGGACACACTCAAGGACAGGTACTCGCCCGATTCGATCACCCTCAACATGGAGTTCCCCGACGGGTCTGAAGAGAAGGAACGCCGCCTTAAGTTCTATGTCCTGAACGGTTTCATGGAGAACCGTGTGAAGGAGAAGTGGCACGGCATGGACTTCGAGCTCATGTATTGGGGGAAGACCCCCGATCAAAAAGAGATGGGGATGTTCTTCGGCGAGTTCGAGAAGGCCCGCCGGGACATAGTGGCCGGATACGGGACGGAACACTCCATGGGATTAAGGAAGGGGCCGTTCGATTCCATCGTATCCGGGAGGAAGACCGTCGAGATGCGCCTTTATGACGAGAAGCGCCGCAAGATCCTTCCCGGGGACAAGATAAGGTTCTCCGACGGAGAAGGGGAAGAGACCGTCGTCGTGGTGAAGGATGTCATCAGATTCCCTTCGTTCAAAGAATTGTATGAGACCTTCGATAAGAAGGACCTCGGATACGGCGATGGGGAGGACGCATCCCCTGCGGACATGGAGAAATACTACTCCGTCGAGGATATCGAAAGGTACGGGGTGCTGGCCATCAGGATCGGGAAGCCGTCCTGAGATGTCGTGCCGTTTTCCAGGACATCGACATATGTCGATTTAAAAAGCGACCGTTGGTATGTGTGAGGCGGAGTGATCGGACTCCGCTCACACATCGAATCCGTTCTCCCTCAGGAACGCGACTATGCTTTCTCTATAAAGGTCGAACTGCTCCATGGCGGTCACATGCCCGGCATACGGGATCACGGCGAAACGCGACCCCTTCACCAAGCCCCTGTATTCCAGCATGGTCTCCACCGTGACCTCGTCGCTGTCCCCGCACATGAAAAGCGTAGGGACGGAGATGTCCTTCATCCCGGGGACCACGTCGAAATCCTTCAGCGTCCCCGTGCATACCATGTCGTTGGGACCCCATAATGTCAGAAACACATCGGAGAAGGGCTCTTCCGCATTGGCTATGGCGATATCCCTGAAACATTCCCTGCAGAACAGATATCTGGCATAGTACTCCCCCATGATCCTTTTGAATTCCGGACCCAAGTCGTTGTCGCGGATACATCTCCGCATCCCCTCATACATCCCGTCGGACATCGCCTTGAGGTTCTTCATCTGGTCGTCCGCCCATCTTCTGGAGCTCACGAAGGGTGACGGAAGGACCATGGCGGCGATCTTTGAACAACCCGTGCTTTCCGCATAGGCCACCGACAGCCCCGCCCCCCAGGAGGCCCCTATCAGGATGACCTTGTCCGATCCGATATGGTCTATGAAGTCCGACAGCTCCGCCACATAGTCGTCCAGACCCCAGCTGTCCAAGTCCTTTATCGGATCCGACCTCCCGCATCCCATCTGGTCGTAGGCGTAGACGGGGTGGGCGAGCTTCAATCTCCTCGCCTTCACCGGGTTGCATTCCCCTCCGGGTCCTCCGTGGACGAATACCACGGGGACGGTGTCGAGATCCGTGTTGTATGAGTAATATGCGACCTTTCCGCGTACGGTCTCCAGATAACGGACGTCGTCCGCATACTCCTCCACCACCTGCGGACAGAGCCCGTCAAGCCATATCTCCATAGAGGCGGTGAGGGAGTCCGCATCCGTGAAGGGTATTTCGACGGTCTTCGCCGCCGCACCCCATCCGTCCCTGTCGGACACCGCCTCTGCCGTATAACCCCCGTCCGAGGGCCTGATCGTAAGCGAGAATCCGTTGGAGCGGCCACGGTATTCCCCGTCATGGGATTCCATTCTGAATATCCCCAATATGCTTCTCAGGGTGATGGTGTCAGGGAGGTTCATGCCCATCCGAATGCAGAACCGATAGAATAGTCTTTCACATGGTACGGAAAGATATTCCTGGAGGAAAGTATAGGCCGGGGACGGAAGTGAAGCACATGTCCAAGACCATAGAGGAATTCTTCCCGGAGTTCGACAAACAGACCGACGAGACCAACGACCTCCTGAACACCGCCATGATACTCGACGACAAAACGACACAGCTGGTGATGTTCGCCTTGTCCGTGAGGTCCAGGAACGAACTGGGTGCCAAAGTCCATTTCAAGGAGGCGATGAAGGCGGGTGCGACCATAAAGGAGCTGTCCTACGTCCTCGCCCTCGTGGAGCAGGAATCACTGCAGGCCACGGACGCCTGGGCAGAGAAAACCCTCAGGGACTGGCAGGATTGGGCCTTCGGCGGCATCTCGTGCAGCTGTATGAGATGATCTTACACCGATCTGAAGTTCAGAGGTGCGTTCCGGTCCTCCTCGGAGGCGTACGGTATGCCTATGCGGGGGCCGGAGACCGCTCTTTCCGGCACGAAACCGTCGTCCTCGAGCCATAATCCGTTCTCCGGTACCAGTTCCTTCCCGTACATGTCCTTGGAGAACCCCATGGCTTTGGAGACACGGCCCGGACCGTCCGATCCCTCCACCCCTCTGATCAGGACGCACTCCGGCGACCCGTCGGGACCGCAGCTCAGGTTCAGGAGCCAGAACATGTAGCAGCGGTAGACGTATGCGCGTCCGTATCCCGTGTAAAGGACCTCCGTACGTACGGTACGGCCTTTATGTGCATGGGCGGCGGTATCGTCCTCCCCGTAATAGGCCTCGGTCTCCGTGATACGGCGTCTGAGGACGTTTCCGTCCGGCATCATGCGGCAGAGGATCTTCCCCAACACATCGCGGGCGAGCTCTGCAGAGCCCTTCTCGAAATAACCGAGGTCTACGACATCGGGCATCTTCTCACCCCGTATTCTCCGATTCCGGATGTCTGTGGACGGGTATGCCGTGGAGCAGGAGATACAAAACGAGCCCTGCGACGCCTATGACGGCCATGAGGACGTAGTTCCCTCCGTATCCGACGGCACCGATGACGAAACCGTTGACGACCGGACCGATGGCATAGGAGAGGTCTACGAACACGTTGTACGTCGATACGGCCACGCCGTACCTCTCCTTCGGCGCCCTCCTTATGATGACGGCCTGCGCCACCGAGGACAGCATGGCGATCATTATGCCGATGAAGAAGGCCGATACGAGCATCTCCGCGCCCGAGACCACCGTCCCGAGCATGAACATCCCTGCGATATAGAGTACGAGAGACGGCACGAGTGCGACGTTCTCTCCGCGGAGGTCGTATATCTTCCCGAGGAAGAGCCTGCATATCAGCGTCCCCACGGAGAGTACGACGAAGAACACCGTCGCATATCCTGTGAGCCCTATCTCCTTCCCGTAGGGGGCTATGAAGGTGAGCACCCCCGAATAGGAGAAGAACATGACGAACGCCACCACGGACATGACGAGGGAGGAACGCTCTATGTAATCCGAGACGTGTATCCCCTTCCTCTCCCTGACCGGCGCAGGACCTTTGGACTCCTTGAGCATGGCCGATGTGACCGTGGCGACGGCGGAGGCCGCCACTCCGATCATGAATATGTCGTCATAGGTCCCGCTGTTCTGCAGGTACATGCAGACGAACGGTCCGACGGCGGAGGCGAAGCTGTAGCTGAGCATGAAATACCCCAGACCCTCGCCCCTTCTGGACATGGGGAGACCTTCTGCGACCATGGTGTTTATGGCCGAGGCGGCCGCACCGTAGGTCATCCCGTGGAAGAACCTGACTATGCAGATGGAGGCCACTGTGTCGGATACGAAGTAGAGGAGCGTCATGACCGTGCCGAGGGCCATGCATACGATGGATATCCTCCTGGGACCTATGGAACCGATCCCTCTCCCTATAGCGAGACGTGCGACCAGGTCCCCGGCTATGAATATGCTGGCCACGAGGCCGGACACGGTGCTTCCGGCACCGAGGACGTCGGAAGAGTAGGACGACATCCCGGTGTAGAACATGAAGAATACTATGGTGAAACAGAAACTGGTCACCGTACAGAGCACGAAGTTGCGTGTGAACAGCGGTTCCTTCCGTGCCTGCGAACGGTCTTCCATGGGCTTCCATCATGGGAGATGTACAAATACTGTACTGTCGGGAGCGATGAGATCGATCATGGTCATGCGCAGACATCGGTTGTGAGAATAGGAACCGCAAGGGGATGACCTTTCCTTTTCAATACGATCCAAGACTGTCCCTTGTTAAAATATGGTATATTTCGACAGGCTGTAGACTATGGGGACCGGACGGACGTCTCACCCTCCGTCCGAACCCCTGTCACTCGAGCAGGAAACTTATGATGTTCTTGTACTCGATGTTGTCGTAGAAGCCGTTCATGCCGCGGTCCGTGGTAAGGAGGTACTTCTTCCCGGGTACTGAGGCGAACGCCTTGAACTCCTTCCCTTTGGCCCTCTCGTCGCTCAGGGCGAGTACGGATTTCACGAAGATCGTCTCACCGCCTCTGATCGCCATGAACCCGATGTCGTTTCCGCGGTAGAATCCGGCATAGACCTCATATCCGCGGCGCACGAGTTCCAGGAACACGATGTTCTCGATCGTCGCCTGACGGCTGATGTTGAAAGCCCCCCTCGGGGTGATCCCCTTTATGCTCCTGACGTCGGTGGTGTAATACTTCGCCTTGACGCCGAGCCTCCTCATGTCGGTGATGTCCACGGCCTCGGCCTTCATGATCGTCTGATACTCCAACAGGTAGTGGAGGTACTTCTCCACCGTGCGCTGGTCGGTGACGTTGGAGTTCTGCCTGAGGGCGGAGAGGGTGGTCACGTTGCCTATGTTGTTGAGTATGTACAGGGCGAGTCTGCTGATGGCCACCGTGTCGATCCTGGACCTGCTCCCGATGTCCCAGTTGAGGATGAGGTTAAACATCCCCTCGGAGATCATGAAGTGGTCCTTCTGACTCATGCTCATGTCCATGAAGGGCTGTCCGCCTATGGAGATGTACTGCTCGAACCGCTCCCCGTAGCCGTGCTCGTCCGTGATAGGATATGCCTCCAGGAACTCCTTGAACGAGAAGGTGTAGAGGGTGGTCACGTCGTAGTTGCCGAGGGCGTCGAGGATACCGCGGTAGTCCTCGGATGTGGCATAGGGCAGGACGATGTAGATATTGAGTCTGTATCTCTCCCTGAGGTCCTTTATAGCGCTGTCCCAGTTGTTGACGAAGTTCATATCGTCCACTAGGAGGAATGCGTCCTCCGAGGACAGTCTGGACTTCACCAGACCTGTGAACTGGAAGGAGTCGTCGATGGTGCCCATGGATTCGCTCATGTCCAAGTATATGATGTTGGACTCGGGGATTCCTTTGTTCAGCAGCATATCCCTGAACTGGGACATGAGGGTGGATTTACCGCAGTACCTGTTGCCCGAGATCACCTTGACGACATCTCTGTTCGTGCTTAGTTGGTAAAGCCGGTTGAGATAGGCTTTACGGACCACTACTGGGTGAGACATATGCCGACTCCATCGATTTCCAAATATTTAAAATATAATATTTTATGTAATTTAATGCCGATTATTTCTGTTACGACATTGAAGGATTCTTTGGTATATTGCACCTTATACATACAAGTGTGACAAATATCTTTCGTCCACACCCGTATGTATAATCCGCATCCAGCAATTTAGAGTAATATATCCAACATATAGAGGTACGCGGTCGCTATAACGATTGTAATAACTGCAATAGGTATTCCGACACGGAGGTATCTGAAGAAATCCATGCGGATCCCGTGCTTCTCCCCTTCGTCCTCCACGATTATGTTCGCCGCGGCGCCGATCAGGGTGAGGTTGCCGGCGAAGGTGGAGGTGACGGCCAGGGTTATCCACAGTACCATGTCGCCCTCCGGCAGCAGCTGTCCTATGAGCATCACGGAAGGCACGTTGCTTACAAGGTTCGCAAGGACCGTGGAGAATCCGGAGAGCACCCCTATCGACGGGACATTCCCGTCGCCCATCCCGAACAGCTCCGACATGGAATCGAGAAGGCCGGACGAGACCGCGCCGGCTATGACCACGAACAATCCCGTGAAGAACAGGAGTATGGACCAGTCGACGTGCCTTATCACGTATCCGCCCGCCCTCATGCTGTCGGTAAGGACTATGATCAACGATACCGCGCCGGCGGCAAGGGCTATCTGATATATCCTGAGACCCAGAGGGACGGAGAGGGCGAAAAGGACGAGGGCGGTGACGGTGACGGCTAGGACGGCGCAGAGACGATACTTGTCGACCTCCCTGGTATGGAACGTCTCTCCGGAGAGCGATGCGTCGTCGGTATCCAGACGGCCGCCGTACATGCGGCGCATCATCAGCATCGCGACGGCCATGCATATGACCGTCAGGGGGATTACGCGTATGGAGTAGTCCAAGAAACCGATCCCGGCCATGGACGCCACCAAGGCGTTCTGCGGGTTGCCCACGACGGTGGCGGCGCTCCCTATGTTGGCGGAGACGAACACCCCGACCATGTACGGCACGGGGTCCGCCCGCATCCTCTGACAGCAGCGGAGGACTATGGGGGTGAATATGAGGACGACGGCATCGTTGAGCATGACGGCGGACAGGCATGCGGTGATGGCCATGACCCCGCTTAGGAACCTCCTCCTGCCGTCGAAGCGCCTCATCAGGAAGTCCACGACGATCTCGAAGAATCCGCAGTACTGGAGAGAGGCTGTGAGCATCATCATACCCGCCAACTGCAGGATCACCTCGAAATTGATGTAATCCCACGCCTCCGACGGTGTCACGACTCCGAGCAGGAGCATGAGGACTCCGCCGAGTACGGCGGCCGTCCATGTCCTTATCCTGCGGCCGTTCACCTTACGCACGGCTATCAGCGAATACGTGAGGACGAACACCGCAGATGCCGACAGGAGATCGATGGACGTGGACGGCCTCCGACGGTACCGGGGTCAGAGCCCGGCGATGAAACTCGCTGCGACGACGAAGACGACCATGACCATGATGCCCACCATGAACCATGCATAGAACTTCTTCCTAGTGGCTGCTTTCATAGAGGGTTCGATTGGAAAATAAGTATAATTGGATTTTGGCCCTCACAGTTCGAAGTCCTCTTCGGGCAGGAGCCTCGGGGAGCGTTTGGAGGGGTTCCGTTCCTTCGCCATGGCCATGGTCTGCACGCGGTTGAACGTAACGGGGTCCAAGGGCGTCTCCGCATAATGGCGGAAGGTCAGGTCCTCCCACCTCAGATATCCCGCGTACACGGGGTTATGCAGTATGGTACTCAGGTTGTAAACCGTCCACCTGTTGCCGCGCCTGGTACGGAGGCCGCTGCGGTTGAGGGATTCGGCTATCTTCGCCAGGGAATTCCCGGCGAGATATTCGTCGAAGACCTCCCGGACCACCCTCAGCTCCTCCGGGACGGCCGTCATGAGGCCGCCGTCCAGGAGATAGCCGTACGGGGGGTTGAATCCGAGCGTCCTGCTCCCCTGCGGGGTGTTCCTCATCGTCTCCGCCTTCTCGCGCATCCCCACATAGGTCCTTTCGCCGATCTGCTCGCTCTCCAGCTGGGCGATGCTCTGTATCATGGACATGACGAACTTCCCCATGGCGTTGGTGGTGTCCAGGTTCTCGGTGGCGGATATGAACTGCTTCCCATGTCTCCCGAGCTCGTCCATCATGTTCATGAAGTTGCGGGAGTTCCTGTGGATCCTGTCCATCTTGAGGACCACCATCACATCCCATTCGTCCATCTCGGCCATCATCTCGCGGTAGGCGGGACGTTTGTCGTTGCGCCCGGAGAAACCGTCGTCCACGTAGATCTTGAAGATGCCGTAGTCCTGGGCCACGCAGTAGTTGGACAGGAGGTCCTTCTGGGCGTCTATGGAATAACCCTCTATGGCCTGCTCCTCGGTGGATACGCGTGCGTAGAGGGCTGCCAGGACCATGGTATCACGATATGGGCCCGTTGACCGACTCGAAGGTCTCCACGGGGATTATGGCGGTCTGCGTACCCGGACGGACGATCCCGTCCCAGCGCATGTATCCTGCGTATATCGGGTTGTGGAGTATGTTGCAAACGGCCTGTCTGCTCCAGGCCCCTCCCTTCTTGGAGGGTATGTTGGCGTTGGTGAGGGCGGCGGCGATGTTCTCCATGGTCCTGCCGTCCATGTACATGTCGAATATCCTGCGTACGATGCGGGCCTCGTCCTCCACGACCACGAGCTTCCCGCCGGCGTAGGTGTATCCGTACGGGTCGGGGGACCCCATGGGTCCGCTGGACGTCTCGGCCTTGCGGGTCATGCCGATCTTGACCCTCTCGCCGATCTGCTCGCTCTCCAGCTGCGCCATGCGCTCCACTATGTCCATGACGAACCTCCCCATGGCGGTGGTGGAGTCGAATTTCTCCATCATGGAGTTGAAATCCTTCCCGTTGTCCTTCAGGACCTCCATCATATGGGTGAAATTGACGCTGTTCCTGTGGATCCTGTCCATCTTGAGGACGAGGACCACATCCCACCTGTCCATCTCGGAGAACATGCGCTGGTATTCGGGACGGGCCACCGTACGGCCGGAGTAACCCTCGTCGCGGTAGATGTCGACGACCTCCCAACCGCGGACCGCACTGTACGCCTTCAGACGCTTTTCCTGCGCATCGAGGGAGAAACCGTCCCGCGCCTGGTCCTCGGTGGAGACCCTGGTATATATCGCTACGCGTAGCTGTTCCGAATGCATCCTATCCCATGGACATCATGGGGATTTTAGATTATAAATCTAAGGGAAATGGGCGGGATCCCGCGGAAAACGTATGGAAAACGCTGGAAAGGAAGGCTCCTCCGGTCTGGATGCGGGCATTTAGACATTTAAAAATAAATCTATATTTACTATATATTTCAATATATAATATTTCGACAGAATATATATCCATAACGCCTCTGACTTCTGTCCGAGGTGAAAATCTTGGACGATAAAACAATGAAGATCGCAGCAGTTGCGGCCATTGCAATCATCGCCATCGCCGGCGTCGCCGTGTTCATGATGAACAGCGACGACGGTAAAGACGATGCGAAGTTTGAAATAATGAATGTCGAAGGCGTAGACGCCACCGTTGACAACGTGGTCAACGGTTCGTACACCCTCCAGAGAGGACTTATCCTCGCCACCAAAGGAACCGCTTCCGGAGCGGTCGCCGACCTTATCTCCTACGTGCTCAGCGCAGAGGGACAGGCGATCGTGGAAGACAACGACTACATCGCCGTCGACAGTTCCGCCCCCGCCTACAAGTCGACCATCGACGACAAGACCTCCTACAGCATCACCATCCAGGGATCGACCACCGTCAACCCCATCATGATGGCCGTCGAGGAGGAATACGAGAAGATCCACCCCAACGTCAGGATCAGCATCACCGCGAACGGATCCGGTACCGGAGCCGCCGCGGCCATCGACGGGACCGCCGACATCGGAATGCTCTCCCGCGACCTGAAGACCTCCGAGACCGACGCAGGCCTCGTCCCCACCGTCATCGGTAAGGACGGTATCGCCATCATCGTCAACAAGTCCGTGACCGGTATCGACAACCTGACCCTCGACCAGATCGCCAAGATCTACGACGGGACCTACACCAACTGGAACCAGCTCGGCGGAGTCGACCACGCCATCGACGTATGCGGAAGGGAGTCCTCCTCCGGAACCCGCGGTGCTTTCGAGGAGCTCCTCTCCGGAAAGGTCGCAGGCTTCTCCAGCAGCAGCGTGACCGACAAGATGGTCGAGTTCGCCAGCAACAACGCCCTTCTGACGCACATCGAGACCACCGACTACTCCATCGGATACGTCAGTCTCGGTATCGCCCTCGAGGCCCTCTGAAAGTGAGGTGCGCCCGGATGTCCGACTGCGTGAACGTACTGAAGAAGACCCGGCCCGTGGACTCCGACAGAGTCTGCAGGACCGTCCTGGCCGCCGTCGCCTCATTGGCGGCCGTCACGGTCGTGGCGATGATCATCTTCATCGCCGGGCAGGGATTCGATGCCCTCAGCGAAGTGGGCATCTGGGAATTCCTCACGGGGAGCGTGTGGAGGCCCTACATCGGCTCGTACGGTGCGGCCTCCCTGATCGCCGGCACCCTGATGGTGACGGCGGGCGCCATGATGGTCGCCTGCCCCATCGGCATCGGTGCCGCGATCTACCTCTCGGAGATCGCCTCACCCAAGACCAGAAAGAAGGTAAAACCCATCATCGAGGTCATGGCCGGCATACCGTCCGTGGTATACGGTCTCCTCGGAATCATGATACTCGTGCCGATGATGCACGGTCTCTTCCCCGACCAGACCGTATCCGGACTCTCGTGGCTCACGGGATCCGTCCTGCTGGGGATCATGGCCCTGCCCACGGTCATATCCGTCTCCGACGACGCCCTGCAGACGGTGCCGTCCTCCTACAGGGAGGCCTCGCTCGCCATCGGCGCCACCAAATGGGAGACCATAATGAAGGTCATAGTCCCTGCGGCGGCCTCCGGTATGTCCGCCGCCGTCATCCTGGGGATAGGAAGGGCCATCGGAGAGACGATGGCCGTCATGATGGTCACCGGGAACACCGCCATCTTCCCGGATCCGATATGGAACGTCTTCTCGACGCTCAGGACCATCACCGCGACCCTGGCATTGGAGATGCCCGAGGTCGTCGTGGGGAGCACGTCCTACTCGGCGCTGTTCCTCCTCGCACTC
The nucleotide sequence above comes from Candidatus Methanomethylophilus alvi Mx1201. Encoded proteins:
- a CDS encoding recombinase family protein → MVLAALYARVSTEEQAIEGYSIDAQKDLLSNYCVAQDYGIFKIYVDDGFSGRNDKRPAYREMMAEMDEWDVMVVLKMDRIHRNSRNFMNMMDELGRHGKQFISATENLDTTNAMGKFVMSMIQSIAQLESEQIGERTYVGMREKAETMRNTPQGSRTLGFNPPYGYLLDGGLMTAVPEELRVVREVFDEYLAGNSLAKIAESLNRSGLRTRRGNRWTVYNLSTILHNPVYAGYLRWEDLTFRHYAETPLDPVTFNRVQTMAMAKERNPSKRSPRLLPEEDFEL
- a CDS encoding recombinase family protein; translation: MHSEQLRVAIYTRVSTEDQARDGFSLDAQEKRLKAYSAVRGWEVVDIYRDEGYSGRTVARPEYQRMFSEMDRWDVVLVLKMDRIHRNSVNFTHMMEVLKDNGKDFNSMMEKFDSTTAMGRFVMDIVERMAQLESEQIGERVKIGMTRKAETSSGPMGSPDPYGYTYAGGKLVVVEDEARIVRRIFDMYMDGRTMENIAAALTNANIPSKKGGAWSRQAVCNILHNPIYAGYMRWDGIVRPGTQTAIIPVETFESVNGPIS
- a CDS encoding extracellular solute-binding protein, translated to MDDKTMKIAAVAAIAIIAIAGVAVFMMNSDDGKDDAKFEIMNVEGVDATVDNVVNGSYTLQRGLILATKGTASGAVADLISYVLSAEGQAIVEDNDYIAVDSSAPAYKSTIDDKTSYSITIQGSTTVNPIMMAVEEEYEKIHPNVRISITANGSGTGAAAAIDGTADIGMLSRDLKTSETDAGLVPTVIGKDGIAIIVNKSVTGIDNLTLDQIAKIYDGTYTNWNQLGGVDHAIDVCGRESSSGTRGAFEELLSGKVAGFSSSSVTDKMVEFASNNALLTHIETTDYSIGYVSLGIALEAL